In the genome of Flavobacteriales bacterium TMED191, one region contains:
- the gyrB gene encoding DNA topoisomerase (ATP-hydrolyzing) subunit B: MDLDNQNQNQYSAGSIQVLEGLEAVRKRPAMYIGDVGQKGLHHLVYEVIDNSIDEALAGHCTHINCFINENNSITVSDNGRGIPTGMHEKEGRSALEVVMTVLHAGGKFDKDSYKVSGGLHGVGVSCVNALSSNLRVEVHRDGKIFEQEYKIGSPQYDVREIGKTDKTGTFVTFQPDSSIFEDIVYNYDILVARLRELAFLNKGIHLSITDKRRKDEKNEFIKQAFYSERGLKEFVEFLDATRDSILSNVIYIDGEKDGIPVEVAMVYNTSYTENVFSYVNNINTHEGGTHLSGFKRGLTRTLKKYADESGLLKKVKFEISGDDFREGLTAIISVKVMEPQFEGQTKTKLGNKEVTTAVSQSVSDMLNFYLEENPEQAKRIVQKVILAATARNAATKAREMVQRKTVMSSTGLPGKLSDCSEKNPELCEIFLVEGDSAGGTAKQGRDRAFQAILPLRGKILNVEKAMPYRVFENEEIKNMFTALGVSVGTEDDERALNLDKLRYHKIVVMCDADVDGSHIATLILTFFFRYMKELVESGYVYIATPPLYLVKKGSNQRYCWDDQERDRVVEELKAGKDVKVGIQRYKGLGEMNASQLWDTTMNPDDRTLRQVTIQNAAEADRVFSMLMGDDVPPRRAFIEENAKYAKIDV; encoded by the coding sequence ATGGATTTAGACAATCAAAATCAAAACCAGTATTCTGCTGGTAGTATACAGGTATTAGAGGGCTTAGAAGCCGTTCGAAAAAGGCCAGCTATGTACATTGGAGATGTAGGTCAAAAGGGTTTACACCATCTAGTATATGAAGTTATAGATAATTCTATAGATGAAGCATTAGCAGGTCATTGCACTCATATTAATTGTTTTATAAATGAGAATAATTCAATTACAGTTTCAGATAACGGTAGAGGAATTCCGACCGGAATGCATGAAAAAGAAGGTCGTTCTGCGTTAGAAGTTGTAATGACTGTTCTTCACGCGGGTGGTAAATTTGATAAGGATTCTTATAAAGTTTCTGGTGGATTACATGGGGTAGGAGTGTCTTGTGTAAATGCACTTTCTTCAAATTTAAGGGTTGAAGTTCATAGAGATGGTAAAATATTTGAACAAGAATATAAAATTGGATCCCCTCAATATGATGTCCGTGAAATTGGAAAAACTGATAAAACCGGTACTTTTGTTACTTTTCAACCAGACTCATCAATTTTCGAGGACATAGTTTATAATTATGATATTTTAGTAGCTAGATTAAGAGAATTGGCATTCTTAAATAAAGGTATTCATTTGTCCATTACCGACAAAAGAAGAAAAGATGAGAAGAATGAATTTATAAAGCAAGCTTTTTACTCTGAAAGAGGATTAAAAGAATTTGTTGAATTTCTTGATGCAACAAGAGATTCTATATTGTCAAATGTTATTTATATTGATGGTGAGAAAGATGGAATTCCTGTTGAAGTAGCAATGGTGTATAATACATCTTATACTGAAAATGTTTTTTCTTATGTTAATAATATCAATACTCATGAGGGAGGTACACATCTTTCAGGATTTAAGAGAGGTCTCACCAGAACTCTTAAGAAATATGCAGACGAATCAGGTTTGTTGAAAAAAGTAAAATTTGAGATTTCTGGCGATGATTTTAGAGAAGGACTAACTGCAATTATTTCGGTAAAAGTTATGGAGCCACAGTTCGAGGGACAAACTAAAACTAAATTAGGAAATAAGGAGGTAACTACTGCTGTTTCACAATCAGTAAGTGATATGCTAAACTTTTATTTAGAGGAAAATCCTGAACAAGCAAAGCGTATTGTACAGAAAGTAATTTTAGCTGCAACAGCCAGAAATGCTGCGACTAAAGCTAGAGAGATGGTTCAGAGAAAAACTGTTATGTCATCTACTGGCTTACCTGGAAAACTTTCAGATTGTTCAGAAAAGAATCCAGAATTATGTGAAATTTTTCTTGTTGAGGGTGATTCTGCTGGTGGAACTGCCAAACAAGGAAGGGATAGAGCCTTTCAAGCTATTTTACCACTTAGAGGAAAAATACTAAATGTAGAAAAAGCGATGCCTTATAGAGTTTTTGAAAATGAGGAGATTAAAAATATGTTCACTGCTCTTGGTGTTTCTGTTGGAACTGAAGATGATGAAAGAGCATTAAACTTGGATAAATTAAGATATCATAAAATTGTTGTTATGTGTGATGCTGATGTTGATGGAAGTCATATTGCAACACTAATTTTAACTTTTTTCTTTAGATATATGAAAGAACTCGTTGAGTCGGGTTATGTGTATATTGCCACTCCTCCTTTATATCTTGTTAAAAAGGGTTCTAATCAACGGTATTGTTGGGATGATCAAGAAAGAGATCGTGTCGTTGAAGAGTTAAAAGCTGGTAAGGATGTTAAAGTAGGTATTCAACGTTATAAAGGATTGGGTGAGATGAATGCATCTCAGTTATGGGATACTACTATGAATCCAGATGATAGAACTTTACGTCAGGTAACAATTCAAAATGCTGCTGAAGCTGATAGGGTGTTTTCTATGTTGATGGGTGATGATGTTCCACCAAGAAGGGCATTTATTGAAGAAAATGCAAAATATGCTAAAATAGATGTTTAA